In Drosophila innubila isolate TH190305 chromosome 2R unlocalized genomic scaffold, UK_Dinn_1.0 1_C_2R, whole genome shotgun sequence, the following are encoded in one genomic region:
- the LOC117783248 gene encoding peptidylglycine alpha-hydroxylating monooxygenase has protein sequence MALLLFTFYSYILLWNAITSFGLVDPKLNNYQRNEIYNNNDDVEDRTGSFPFLMPFVSPKTPDLYLCTPIKVDPTTSYYIVGYKPNATMNTAHHMLLYGCGEPGTTKETWNCGEMSKSEPGEETGSPCGPHSHSQILYAWARDAPRLDLPEGVGFKVGKDSQTKYLVLQVHYAHVDKFRGGATDDSGIFLQYTEKPLKKLAGTLLLGTDGTIPAMRTEHMEAACEITENKTIHPFAYRTHTHALGKVVSGYRVRSNAQGVQEWTLLGKRDPLTPQMFYNVEDTSPIITGDYVAARCTMKSTRHRATGIGPTSEDEMCNFYLMYYVDEGEPLDMKYCFSQGAPNYYWDNPDTGLHNIPHIEASTL, from the exons ATGGCACTTTTGCTGTTcacattttattcatatatactACTCTGGAATGCTATTACTTCATTTGGTTTAGTGGATCCAAAGCTGAACAACTATCAAAGGAATGaaatctataataataatgatgacgTTGAGGACCGTACTGGGTCATTTCCATTCTTAATGCCCTTCGTCTCGCCAAAAACA CCAGATTTATATTTGTGCACTCCTATCAAAGTCGATCCAACGACATCGTATTACATAG TCGGCTACAAACCAAATGCAACCATGAATACCGCTCATCATATGTTGCTTTATGGATGCGGTGAGCCGggaacaacaaaagaaacttG GAACTGTGGAGAAATGTCAAAATCAGAACCAGGGGAAGAAACCGGAAGTCCATGTGGTCCCCATTCGCATTCGCAA ATTTTATATGCTTGGGCCAGAGACGCACCAAGATTGGATTTACCTGAGGGCGTTGGTTTTAAAGTAGGCAAGGATTCCCAGACTAAATATTTGGTTTTGCAGGTTCATTATGCTCATGTTGATAAATTTCGGG GTGGAGCTACAGATGATTCTGGTATATTTTTACAGTATACTGAAAAGCC attaaagAAATTGGCTGGTACCTTACTTTTGGGTACCGATGGAACCATTCCTGCAATGAGGACGGAACATATGGAAGCCGCTTGCGAAATAACCGAAAATAAAACGATTCATCCCTTTGCTTATCGTACCCATACTCATGCATTAGGAAAAGTTGTTTCCGGATATAGGGTACGGTCAAATGCTCAGGGAGTTCAAGAATGGACGCTTCTTGGAAAGAGAGATCCCCTTACACcacaaatgttttataatGTTGAAGACACGTCGCCTATAATAACCGGTGATTATGTCGCAGCGAGGTGTACGATGAAAAGCACTCGTCATCGTGCCACTGGGATCGG accaaCAAGTGAGGACGAAATGTGCAATTTTTACCTGATGTACTACGTAGATGAGGGAGAACCCCTGGATATGAAATATTGTTTTAGCCAGGGAGCTCCTAACTACTATTGGGATAATCCTGATACCGGACTACATAACATTCCACATATCGAAGCTAGTACTTTGTAA
- the LOC117783247 gene encoding oxysterol-binding protein-related protein 2, whose amino-acid sequence MAEGEHIIRTELPAAMISRKKISVWSILKNCIGKDLSKITMPVVLNEPLSFLQRLCEYMEYAHILSQASKEENPADRMKYVAAFAVSALAANFDRLGKPFNPLLGETYELQMDDYRIVCEQVSHHPPVSAFHAESADFKFHGSINPKIKFCGKNVEVHPNGIVTVEFPKWNETYTWSNVNCCVHNIIVGKLWIEQYGTMEITNHSNGYVAKLIFKTASTDKDVHRVEGFVKDENQKKLFFLYGKWTKFLKSCPYENYEENRKHELKIKEEKDSSASPNATPKKMFSKLNSFKLNSFRSLSIQDNENFPPAEIDGDFPRSESSFSLDIPDSTLLWSSNPRPDNSSEYYNFTNFAMQLNVMDNNMKPPDTLCPTDARLRPDILCLENGDLDGASKEKTRLEEKQRDSRKNIKTADVGDFCPRWFKKAYNPYTKCDAWLYSGCYWDRDYKNTNTLF is encoded by the exons ATGGCTGAAGGTGAACATATTATACG TACTGAACTTCCAGCTGCGATGATATCTCGCAAGAAAATCAGTGTTTGGTCTATTCTTAAGAACTGTATTGGAAAAGATCTCAGCAAAATTACAATGCCAGTTGTACTTAATGAACCTTTAAGCTTCCTTCAAAGACTATGCGAATATATGGAATATGCACACATCTTAAGTCAGGCGTCAAAAGAAGAGAATCCTGCGGACCGCATGAAATATGTTGCAG cATTTGCCGTTTCTGCTCTGGCCGCAAATTTTGATCGACTGGGAAAACCATTTAATCCTCTGCTTGGAGAAACATATGAGCTACAAATGGACGATTATCGAATTGTTTGTGAGCAAGTCTCTCATCATCCTCCCGTCTCTGCCTTTCACGCAGAATCAGCCGATTTCAAGTTTCATGGTTCGATTAATCCAAAGATTAAATTCTGCGGAAAAAATGTTGAAGTACATCCAAACGGAATTGTTACTGTTGAATTTCCGAA ATGGAATGAAACTTACACATGGAGCAATGTCAATTGTTGTGTGCACAACATAATTGTTGGAAAGCTTTGGATAGAGCAATATGGGACAATGGAAATTACCAATCATTCAAATGGATATGTTGCcaagttaatatttaaaacagcGTCAACAGATAAGGATGTCCACAGAGTTGAAGGATTTGTAAAGGATGAAAA CCAGAAAAAGTTATTCTTTCTATATGGTAAATGGACCAAGTTCTTAAAGTCTTGCCcatatgaaaattatgaagaaaatcgtaaacatgaattgaaaattaaggAGGAAAAAGATTCTTCAGCTTCACCTAATGCGACTccgaaaaaaatgttttccaaaTTGAACAGTTTTAAACTAAACTCTTTTCGTAGTTTGTCTATTCAGGAT AATGAGAATTTCCCACCTGCTGAAATAGACGGCGATTTTCCGAGAAGTGAATCTTCCTTCTCCTTGGACATACCGGACTCCACATTATTGTGGAGTAGTAACCCCAGACCTGATAATAGTAGCGAg TATTACAATTTTACTAACTTCGCCATGCAATTGAATGTAATGGATAATAATATGAAACCACCAGACACCCTTTGCCCCACCGATGCACGTTTGCGTCCTGATATATTATGTTTAGAGAACGGCGATCTGGATGGAGCATCAAAGGAAAAAACAAGGCTTGAAGAAAAGCAGAGAGACTCgagaaaaaacataaagacCGCTGATGTAGGGGATTTTTGTCCCAg ATGGTTCAAAAAAGCATACAACCCTTACACAAAGTGTGATGCTTGGCTATACAGTGGATGCTACTGGGATCGCGAttacaaaaacacaaatacattattttag